In Leptodactylus fuscus isolate aLepFus1 chromosome 2, aLepFus1.hap2, whole genome shotgun sequence, one genomic interval encodes:
- the LOC142194169 gene encoding olfactory receptor 4B13-like, with translation MANGSSFDINLELLGLLEMESHKYLYCVFFLVLYIANITMSGFIVYLVLTEESLHKPMYILICNLLCNGIFGSSAIFPKLLTDMLMSSKTISRNGCLMQSLSVSLFAFYEIWTFTIMAYDQYLAVCQPLHYVSQMTNKKVVHLLVLSLVYSFVVILVAILLTTRVPLCGTQIKNIFCDNMSIFILACTDTDTSINNIYGGVLSTAFFLLSTVFIVSSYIRIYFICHRLSLESSKKAMHTLITHLINFSTFLIGVIFIFVRYRVGNVKLPVSGHILLCIPSMVLPPLLSPLVYGIRTKALKVKMIRRLKELKKWRHL, from the coding sequence ATGGCAAATGGATCTTCATTCGACATCAACCTTGAGCTCTTGGGTCTCCTAGAGATGGAAAGTCATAAGTACCTCTACTGTGTCTTCTTTCTAGTTCTTTACATTGCCAACATCACGATGAGCGGCTTCATTGTGTATCTGGTCCTGACAGAGGAGAGTCTCCATAAACCCATGTACATCCTCATCTGTAATCTTCTCTGCAACGGAATCTTCGGGAGCAGTGCAATCTTCCCGAAGTTATTGACGGACATGTTGATGTCTTCCAAGACGATCTCCCGAAATGGTTGCCTCATGCAGTCTCTTAGTGtctcactttttgccttctatgAAATCTGGACCTTCACCATCATGGCCTACGATCAGTATCTGGCTGTATGTCAACCACTACATTACGTCAGCCAGATGACCAACAAGAAAGTTGTTCACCTACTTGTCCTATCTCTAGTCTACTCCTTTGTGGTGATCTTGGTCGCCATTCTCCTAACCACGAGGGTTCCTTTGTGCGGGACGCAaatcaaaaatattttttgcgACAACATGTCTATATTTATTTTGGCCTGTACGGATACGGACACATCCATTAATAACATCTATGGAGGGGTTTTGTCCACCGCTTTTTTCCTCCTCTCCACGGTCTTCATCGTTTCGTCATACATTCGGATCTATTTCATTTGCCACAGGTTATCGTTGGAGTCCAGTAAGAAGGCCATGCACACCCTCATCACCCACCTCATCAACTTCTCCACCTTTCTCATCGGGGTCATATTCATCTTCGTTCGCTACAGAGTGGGTAACGTCAAGCTCCCGGTGAGCGGCCACATCTTACTGTGTATACCGTCCATGGTGTTACCACCGCTTCTCAGCCCTCTGGTGTACGGGATAAGGACCAAAGCTCTAAAGGTAAAAATGATTCGCCGATTGAAAGAACTAAAAAAGTGGAGACATTTATGA